Proteins from a genomic interval of Micromonospora sp. NBC_00389:
- a CDS encoding branched-chain amino acid ABC transporter permease, with amino-acid sequence MLLQILIDSLVRTAELSLVAVGLSLTWGIVKFANVAHVQFAPVGAYLALLAGSALGLGLIGGALVGIVAAGMVGVALHRFFFRRLSSFSSSTALIGSLALAIVITATIQTIVGPRPQRLPLPITPGVMLGSAVVTRAQLYIVAMTLVIFAAIFTMLALTNFGRAVRCVAANRDLAAASGIDVKRVSTLVVFAAAALAATGGVFIAADTSISLRMGDTLLLATFAAVIMGGIGSVTGTLLASAVLAVAESVVLRIDFGPLFSSPSLMVPVSYRPAVGFVAVILIMLFRPEGLFGFGGRRA; translated from the coding sequence GTGTTACTTCAGATACTCATTGACTCCCTCGTGCGTACCGCCGAGCTGAGCCTCGTCGCCGTGGGCCTCTCCCTGACCTGGGGCATCGTGAAGTTCGCCAACGTCGCGCACGTGCAGTTCGCGCCGGTGGGCGCGTACCTGGCACTGCTCGCCGGCTCCGCCCTGGGCCTCGGGCTCATCGGCGGCGCGCTCGTAGGGATCGTCGCCGCAGGCATGGTGGGGGTCGCCCTGCACAGGTTCTTCTTCCGCCGGCTTTCCTCGTTCAGCAGCTCCACGGCCCTTATCGGTTCCCTGGCGCTGGCCATCGTGATCACCGCGACCATCCAGACAATCGTCGGGCCGCGTCCGCAGCGGCTTCCTTTGCCGATCACCCCAGGCGTGATGCTCGGTTCTGCGGTGGTCACCCGGGCCCAGCTATATATCGTGGCGATGACCTTGGTCATCTTCGCCGCCATATTCACCATGCTTGCCCTCACCAACTTCGGGCGCGCCGTCCGCTGTGTCGCCGCCAACCGAGACCTGGCCGCCGCCAGCGGCATCGATGTCAAACGGGTCTCGACCCTCGTGGTTTTCGCTGCGGCGGCACTGGCCGCGACGGGAGGGGTCTTCATCGCGGCCGACACCTCCATCTCCCTGCGGATGGGCGACACCCTGCTGCTGGCGACGTTTGCCGCCGTGATCATGGGCGGAATCGGTTCAGTGACCGGCACGCTGCTGGCCTCCGCGGTCCTCGCGGTCGCAGAGAGCGTGGTCCTGCGAATCGACTTCGGTCCGCTCTTCTCCTCGCCGTCGCTGATGGTGCCAGTCAGCTACCGCCCGGCGGTGGGGTTCGTCGCCGTCATTCTCATCATGCTCTTCCGCCCGGAGGGTCTGTTCGGCTTCGGAGGCCGCCGTGCTTGA
- a CDS encoding ABC transporter ATP-binding protein, whose protein sequence is MFVTEGVCKSFGSVQVLRDVSLAIEPGEVIGLVGPNGSGKTTLLNCLSGFLTPNAGTIEYDGARIDKLADWQVSRLGVRRTFQTAAQPMKMTVLEAMLCGADLPVGDSAVRGIFRRKARHAEQAKAVRKAKDLLEFLALAPLVDQPAGRLSGGQQKLLSLGVALMNDPKVLLLDEPTAGVNPTLRRTVTDRLQDINAAGTTLLVIEHDMGFIGRLCERVYVLDKGEVIASCKPHQLKDNPRVVEAYLGAPRATPVATGGTAR, encoded by the coding sequence ATGTTCGTCACTGAGGGAGTCTGCAAGTCGTTCGGATCAGTACAGGTCCTCCGCGACGTCAGCCTCGCGATCGAGCCCGGGGAAGTCATCGGTCTCGTGGGCCCTAACGGGTCGGGCAAGACCACCTTGCTCAACTGCCTGTCGGGGTTCCTGACCCCGAACGCGGGGACCATCGAGTACGACGGCGCCCGGATCGACAAGCTCGCCGACTGGCAGGTCAGCCGGCTCGGCGTCCGGCGCACGTTCCAGACGGCCGCGCAGCCGATGAAGATGACTGTCCTTGAGGCCATGCTCTGCGGTGCTGACCTGCCGGTCGGCGACTCCGCCGTGCGCGGGATCTTCCGGCGCAAGGCCCGCCATGCCGAGCAGGCCAAGGCGGTACGCAAGGCGAAGGACCTGCTCGAATTCCTGGCGCTCGCCCCGCTGGTCGACCAACCCGCCGGCCGGCTGTCCGGAGGCCAGCAGAAGCTGTTAAGCCTCGGCGTCGCGCTCATGAACGACCCCAAGGTGCTGCTGCTGGACGAGCCGACGGCCGGAGTGAACCCCACCCTGCGCCGCACCGTGACCGATCGGCTCCAGGACATCAACGCCGCCGGGACGACACTGCTCGTCATCGAGCACGACATGGGGTTCATCGGCCGGCTGTGCGAACGCGTCTACGTCCTGGACAAGGGAGAGGTCATCGCGTCCTGCAAGCCACATCAACTTAAGGACAACCCCCGCGTAGTCGAGGCGTACCTCGGTGCACCACGGGCCACGCCGGTGGCGACTGGAGGCACCGCACGATGA
- a CDS encoding ABC transporter ATP-binding protein: protein MKLEAKNVTAGYVPGVNILNGITLGLAEQEIVTVVGPNGSGKSTFLKCLMGFVPASSGTVRVSGVDCTAMAVHRRVRNHRMAFVPQLDNVYGPLTIRDNVRAGGQHMPRADRERRADELLHRYPALGDRANQRADSLSGGERQLLALCRALMPRPDVLLLDEPSAGLSPAKVTELFDAVVDIRAQENVTVLCVEQNAVQSLAVSDRGIVLVQGQVALQGPARQLLADPQVSELYLGGLPTATNPEPFMEESL, encoded by the coding sequence ATGAAGCTCGAGGCCAAAAACGTCACCGCCGGCTACGTCCCGGGCGTCAACATCCTGAACGGCATCACCCTCGGGTTGGCCGAGCAGGAGATTGTGACCGTGGTCGGGCCCAACGGCTCGGGTAAGTCCACCTTCCTCAAGTGCCTCATGGGGTTCGTCCCCGCCAGTAGCGGCACGGTGAGGGTCTCCGGCGTCGACTGCACCGCCATGGCCGTGCACCGCCGCGTACGCAACCACCGCATGGCGTTCGTACCCCAGCTGGACAACGTCTACGGGCCGCTCACCATCCGCGACAACGTCCGCGCCGGTGGCCAGCACATGCCACGAGCCGACCGTGAACGGCGCGCCGACGAACTGCTTCACCGCTACCCCGCCCTCGGTGATCGGGCGAACCAGCGCGCCGACTCGCTCTCGGGTGGTGAGCGCCAGTTGCTGGCCCTGTGCCGGGCGCTGATGCCACGGCCCGACGTGCTGTTGCTCGATGAACCCTCAGCTGGCCTGTCACCGGCCAAGGTGACCGAACTGTTCGACGCAGTCGTCGACATCCGCGCCCAGGAGAACGTCACGGTGCTCTGCGTAGAGCAGAACGCCGTCCAGTCCCTGGCGGTCAGCGACCGGGGGATCGTCCTCGTCCAGGGCCAGGTAGCCCTCCAAGGCCCGGCCCGCCAGCTGCTCGCCGACCCGCAGGTCAGCGAGCTGTACCTGGGCGGGCTGCCCACCGCGACGAACCCCGAGCCCTTCATGGAAGAAAGCCTCTGA
- a CDS encoding branched-chain amino acid ABC transporter permease, with protein sequence MLDFVLYLVTVAALYGLLALSLNLQAGVSGLLNFGHVAFFGVGAYASGIVALQGGNWMVGIFVGVVASALLGPAIGRLGRTLAADYWAIVTLAIAECLRLIVSNQDSLTGGHQGISGIVGPFSGLSTATAAIAWLVLCLLLLVAAYFFAEALTRMQFGRVLRLIREQPTLAASLGHDITRRKMRLLAVAGPIAAIAGSLYTLYISYIGPDQLLPIETFLVFTMLIIGGMGNNRGAVIGALLVQLLYAGSRFLKDWFPIPDQSASSIRVLIVGLVLTAFLLTNPAGMFGEKLRRVDVRH encoded by the coding sequence GTGCTTGATTTCGTCCTCTACCTGGTCACCGTCGCAGCCCTCTACGGCCTGCTCGCGCTGAGCCTGAACCTTCAGGCCGGTGTCAGCGGTCTGCTCAACTTCGGCCACGTCGCGTTCTTCGGAGTCGGGGCCTACGCATCGGGGATCGTGGCCCTGCAGGGTGGCAACTGGATGGTCGGCATCTTCGTCGGCGTCGTGGCGTCCGCTCTGCTCGGACCGGCCATCGGGCGGCTGGGCCGGACGCTGGCCGCCGATTACTGGGCCATCGTCACGCTGGCTATCGCGGAGTGCCTGCGGCTGATCGTGTCCAACCAGGACTCACTCACCGGCGGCCACCAAGGCATCAGCGGCATCGTCGGCCCGTTCTCGGGGCTCTCCACCGCCACCGCCGCCATCGCGTGGCTCGTGCTGTGTCTGCTGCTGCTGGTTGCTGCCTACTTTTTCGCCGAGGCACTGACCCGGATGCAGTTCGGGCGCGTGCTGCGGCTGATCCGGGAGCAACCCACGCTCGCCGCGTCGCTCGGGCACGACATCACCCGGCGAAAGATGCGGCTCCTTGCGGTCGCGGGCCCGATCGCGGCGATCGCCGGCTCCCTGTACACGCTCTACATCTCCTACATCGGCCCGGACCAGCTGCTGCCCATCGAGACCTTCCTGGTGTTCACGATGCTGATCATCGGCGGCATGGGAAACAACCGCGGGGCGGTGATCGGCGCCTTGCTCGTGCAGCTGCTCTATGCCGGCAGCCGGTTCCTCAAGGACTGGTTTCCTATCCCCGACCAGAGCGCCAGCAGCATCCGTGTCCTCATCGTCGGGCTCGTGCTGACTGCCTTCCTCTTGACAAACCCCGCAGGCATGTTCGGCGAGAAGCTTCGGAGGGTCGATGTTCGTCACTGA
- a CDS encoding ABC transporter substrate-binding protein, with product MTAALGLTFVLTACGGTSATTGGGGAPDAERGGGGSAMKGAVNLGAVLPLTGSSASIGEDQRRGIELAVDKINSEGGVLGKKLNVIVEDSAGSANAAIGAAKKLTTVDKVPAVIGEYSSGVTVPLGQYLQQAGVIHVNVGSSSPEIANIGDKSFSVIGLDTIASKFAAEQLITRGYKNVAVMVPNNSYGQGVLKPFADAFKAVEGSITQTILYSEGQTSYRAELDRIAKSSPDAVLYSAYGQDSSVINQEAYESGLQKTPWFGIYLTMCTTDSPPQTVENQIGMDVNYVGPDGAAYQAAYKKKYGEDFASTFSGYTYDGTMMLAKAIEKANSSSPDAIAAALKQIGQRYNGATGDITLDAKNQRSAQPYLVLKYTKGKVVQLG from the coding sequence TTGACCGCCGCACTCGGGCTCACGTTCGTTCTCACCGCGTGCGGCGGGACTTCCGCAACGACCGGCGGCGGCGGAGCCCCCGATGCCGAGAGGGGGGGAGGCGGCTCCGCGATGAAGGGGGCCGTCAACCTCGGCGCCGTTCTCCCGCTCACCGGCAGCAGTGCCTCCATCGGTGAGGATCAGCGCCGCGGAATCGAACTCGCCGTCGATAAGATCAACAGTGAAGGCGGCGTGCTCGGCAAGAAGCTCAACGTCATCGTCGAGGACTCCGCCGGATCCGCCAACGCCGCCATCGGCGCGGCCAAGAAGCTGACGACCGTGGACAAGGTCCCCGCCGTGATAGGGGAGTACTCCTCAGGCGTGACCGTCCCGCTCGGGCAGTACCTCCAGCAGGCCGGCGTGATCCACGTCAACGTCGGTTCGTCGTCGCCGGAGATCGCCAACATCGGCGACAAGTCGTTCTCGGTAATCGGTCTCGACACCATCGCAAGCAAGTTCGCCGCCGAGCAGCTGATCACGCGCGGCTACAAGAACGTCGCAGTCATGGTGCCGAACAACTCCTACGGCCAAGGCGTCCTGAAGCCGTTCGCCGACGCGTTTAAGGCCGTCGAAGGTTCGATCACCCAGACCATCCTCTACTCCGAGGGACAGACCAGCTACCGCGCGGAGCTGGACCGGATCGCAAAGTCCTCACCAGACGCCGTGCTCTACAGCGCCTACGGGCAGGACTCGTCGGTCATCAACCAAGAGGCCTACGAGAGCGGACTGCAGAAGACCCCTTGGTTCGGGATCTACCTGACTATGTGCACCACCGACTCTCCACCGCAGACCGTGGAGAACCAGATCGGGATGGACGTGAACTACGTCGGCCCCGATGGCGCGGCCTACCAGGCGGCGTACAAGAAGAAGTACGGGGAGGACTTCGCCTCCACGTTCAGCGGCTACACCTACGACGGCACGATGATGCTGGCAAAGGCCATCGAGAAGGCGAACTCCAGCAGTCCGGACGCAATCGCCGCAGCGCTGAAGCAGATCGGCCAGCGCTACAACGGCGCGACCGGCGACATCACCCTCGACGCGAAGAACCAGCGTTCCGCGCAGCCGTACCTGGTTCTGAAGTACACCAAGGGCAAGGTCGTCCAGCTCGGCTGA
- a CDS encoding aspartate/glutamate racemase family protein yields the protein MTVYKTMPGRPVAYGYTIGILCAEWNVPFVPGDLNNASTFDFPVRYLTVEGASGAEVLTGNAADYADMFIQAAKALEAEGIHAITGNCGYMAAYQEPVSNAVNVPVFMSSLLQAPMLSRMLGANQRVAVMVANGAGITEQVLHGAGITDPDRLVIQGLDHMPHFNEVILREQGSLDEDRLREEVVTVATETVTADPSIGAVLLECSDLPPYARAVHEATGLPVFDWAGFIRYVHDATTPRAYSGTY from the coding sequence ATGACGGTGTACAAGACCATGCCCGGGCGGCCGGTCGCCTACGGCTACACGATCGGCATCCTCTGCGCCGAGTGGAACGTCCCGTTCGTTCCAGGCGACCTCAACAACGCCAGCACCTTCGATTTCCCGGTCCGTTACCTGACCGTCGAGGGCGCATCGGGGGCCGAGGTACTCACCGGAAACGCCGCCGACTACGCCGACATGTTCATTCAGGCAGCGAAGGCTCTCGAGGCCGAGGGCATCCACGCCATCACCGGCAACTGCGGGTACATGGCCGCCTACCAAGAGCCGGTCTCCAACGCCGTTAACGTGCCGGTGTTCATGTCCAGCCTGCTCCAGGCACCGATGCTCAGCCGCATGCTCGGCGCAAACCAGCGAGTCGCCGTCATGGTCGCCAACGGCGCCGGCATCACCGAGCAGGTCCTGCACGGCGCAGGGATCACCGATCCGGACCGACTCGTCATCCAAGGTTTGGACCACATGCCGCACTTCAACGAGGTGATCCTCCGAGAGCAGGGCTCCCTAGACGAGGACCGACTCCGAGAAGAGGTCGTCACGGTCGCCACCGAGACGGTTACGGCGGACCCGTCCATCGGGGCGGTTCTCCTCGAGTGCAGCGACCTGCCGCCCTACGCCCGAGCCGTCCACGAAGCCACTGGCCTGCCGGTCTTCGACTGGGCCGGTTTCATCCGCTACGTCCACGACGCCACGACGCCCCGCGCCTACTCAGGGACCTACTGA